The Methanosphaera sp. BMS genome contains a region encoding:
- a CDS encoding TetR/AcrR family transcriptional regulator has translation MNTKEKIFDVALDLFSKKGYDSVSLREIAEEVGIKKSSIYSHYPSKEAILMDIFDYLTNLFEYDELLNSKDLDLNANNEILLQNPEKFYHKGSEAMKQMFSQEKNLKIWKLLFIQMHHNDVIRKYFQDEILAKPLMFWEGFFTILKENSIIRQECNPKLLAKEYYSFPIYLILEICMKYDDIPPSSLEDFFNQAEEHANFLLDCVKVN, from the coding sequence ATGAATACTAAAGAAAAGATTTTTGATGTAGCCCTTGATTTATTTTCAAAAAAAGGATATGATTCAGTTTCCCTTAGAGAAATTGCTGAAGAAGTGGGAATTAAAAAAAGTTCAATATATAGTCATTACCCATCCAAAGAAGCAATACTTATGGACATATTTGACTATTTAACCAATCTTTTTGAATATGATGAATTGCTCAATAGTAAAGATTTGGATTTGAATGCAAACAATGAAATACTGCTTCAAAATCCGGAAAAATTTTATCATAAAGGTTCCGAAGCCATGAAGCAGATGTTTTCACAGGAAAAAAACCTTAAAATCTGGAAACTGTTATTCATTCAGATGCACCATAACGATGTAATCAGGAAATATTTCCAAGATGAAATTCTTGCCAAACCACTGATGTTCTGGGAGGGATTTTTCACTATTTTAAAAGAAAATAGTATAATTCGCCAGGAATGCAATCCAAAACTATTGGCAAAGGAATACTACAGTTTTCCGATTTACCTGATTTTGGAAATCTGTATGAAATATGATGACATTCCCCCAAGTTCGCTGGAAGATTTCTTTAACCAAGCAGAAGAGCATGCCAATTTCCTACTTGATTGTGTGAAGGTGAATTAA
- a CDS encoding radical SAM/SPASM domain-containing protein has translation MDFDIQDYLAGGVEIILKDAMRATLKNPKESLFLLKFSKHAKKATKIRRKYAKKGKNIPAFLIASITSSCNLHCTGCYSRAHDACNDDKPQKQLTDDEWEDIFRQAKELGISFIVLGGGEPMLRRDVILKASRHHEILFPIFTNGTMLDEEYYDLLDKNRNLVPVLSIEGNEDVTDFRRGKGVYRQLIDSMKYMRKNNIIFGASLTFTKENLPTLLSDEYISQLHDLGCKVLFFIEYVPVDADTVNLAPGNEERELLLNEINCLRQEYSDMIFLSFPGDEKTSGGCLAAGRGFFHINSHGGAEPCPASPYSDVNVNDASLIEALNSNLFKSLRDGGILMDDHGGGCVLFEHKDDVERILKDER, from the coding sequence ATGGATTTTGATATTCAAGATTATCTGGCAGGCGGTGTTGAAATCATCCTGAAGGATGCAATGCGTGCAACACTAAAAAATCCCAAGGAAAGCTTGTTTTTGCTTAAATTTTCAAAACATGCTAAAAAAGCTACTAAAATCAGACGAAAGTATGCTAAAAAAGGTAAAAATATTCCGGCTTTCCTGATAGCAAGCATTACAAGCAGTTGCAACCTGCACTGCACAGGATGCTATTCACGCGCACATGATGCATGTAATGATGACAAGCCACAAAAACAACTTACTGACGATGAATGGGAAGACATATTCAGGCAGGCAAAGGAACTTGGAATAAGTTTCATTGTTCTTGGCGGTGGTGAGCCGATGCTTAGAAGAGATGTCATACTAAAAGCAAGCAGACATCATGAAATTCTGTTTCCCATATTTACAAATGGTACCATGTTGGATGAAGAGTATTATGATTTGTTAGATAAAAATAGAAATCTGGTTCCGGTTTTATCAATAGAAGGAAATGAGGATGTGACAGATTTTAGAAGAGGAAAGGGTGTTTATAGGCAATTGATTGATTCAATGAAATATATGAGAAAAAATAATATTATCTTTGGGGCTTCACTCACATTTACTAAAGAGAATTTGCCAACACTACTTTCAGATGAATATATCAGTCAATTGCATGATTTAGGATGCAAAGTATTATTTTTCATTGAATATGTCCCTGTTGATGCCGATACTGTAAATCTTGCTCCCGGTAATGAGGAGAGGGAACTGTTATTGAATGAGATTAACTGTTTGCGTCAGGAATATTCCGACATGATATTTCTATCATTCCCGGGAGATGAAAAGACATCCGGGGGTTGTCTTGCAGCAGGTAGGGGATTTTTCCATATTAACTCACATGGCGGTGCCGAACCATGTCCTGCTTCACCATATTCCGATGTTAATGTCAATGATGCATCCCTTATTGAAGCTTTGAATTCAAACTTGTTTAAGTCCTTAAGGGATGGAGGCATTCTTATGGATGATCATGGTGGCGGTTGTGTGTTGTTTGAGCATAAGGATGATGTTGAAAGGATTTTGAAAGATGAAAGATAA
- a CDS encoding transcriptional regulator gives MKPPCEIVVWYVIPSIRSKLAKELFELGMKQKDISEQLDITQPAVSQYLRDKRGHEMEFNPVVNQYIKNMARDMMDGKLEPMDLIPRFCHICKTIKTQEVLCQLHKEKVNIPEYCSACMGSESENCLN, from the coding sequence ATGAAACCACCATGTGAAATAGTTGTATGGTATGTTATCCCATCCATTAGATCAAAGCTTGCAAAAGAGTTATTTGAACTTGGCATGAAACAGAAGGATATTTCAGAGCAATTAGACATCACACAGCCCGCCGTAAGCCAATACCTAAGAGATAAACGTGGACATGAAATGGAATTCAACCCAGTGGTAAATCAATACATCAAGAATATGGCCCGTGACATGATGGATGGAAAACTGGAACCGATGGATTTGATACCAAGATTCTGCCATATCTGTAAGACAATCAAGACACAGGAAGTACTCTGTCAACTGCACAAAGAAAAGGTAAATATTCCAGAGTATTGTAGTGCATGTATGGGCAGTGAATCCGAAAACTGTCTAAACTAA